A window of the Azospirillum brasilense genome harbors these coding sequences:
- a CDS encoding L-2-amino-thiazoline-4-carboxylic acid hydrolase, with product MDEFRTLLRNAMKSRAMVYEAAFDEMRKEIGEEKAREIMARTIYRRGAAIAHNFAPHAPADLAGLRDSFLKFIPDAEAQFGPEVVRCTDEVLEIRFHTCPLKEAWLEANLPAQTVETLCELAGAVDKGTFETAGFEIEVDTWKPGRSTCCHLTITPGAAAPAAAN from the coding sequence ATGGACGAGTTTCGCACACTTCTGCGCAACGCGATGAAGAGCCGCGCGATGGTCTATGAGGCGGCCTTCGACGAGATGCGCAAGGAGATCGGCGAGGAGAAGGCCCGGGAGATCATGGCGCGCACCATCTATCGCCGGGGTGCGGCCATCGCCCACAACTTCGCGCCCCACGCCCCGGCCGATCTGGCAGGCCTGCGCGACTCCTTCCTGAAATTCATCCCCGACGCCGAGGCCCAGTTCGGCCCCGAGGTCGTGCGCTGCACCGACGAGGTGCTGGAGATCCGCTTCCACACCTGTCCGCTGAAGGAAGCCTGGCTGGAAGCCAACCTGCCGGCGCAGACGGTGGAGACGCTCTGCGAACTCGCCGGCGCGGTCGACAAGGGCACCTTCGAGACCGCCGGCTTCGAGATCGAAGTCGACACCTGGAAGCCGGGCCGCAGCACCTGCTGCCACCTGACGATCACGCCGGGCGCCGCCGCGCCGGCTGCCGCGAATTGA
- a CDS encoding ABC transporter substrate-binding protein: MRKNAILGAILGAMLATTAVQAADREIVIGYQAPLSGDRSQYGEMFRNAAQIKLEEFNASGKLAGAKVAITFEDSKDDPKEARNIAHKFLDNSKIVGVIGDFSSTVSMAAGEIYAAEKMPQLSQTASHPDFTKLSPWQFRNITTQAFEGPYNADWIIAADKKTAAVIYIQNDWGISALDGFVSGFKAKGGKITATEAFNPGNRDFRSILTKVARQKPDVIYLAMFYEEGAAFAQQREQLGIKIPLYGTSSLYSPKLIELGRESVEGLHLATTFTPDNPDPAVQTFVKEYAARFKSEPGMFAAQAYDAVGIMLDAVAKAGPSVTRESLRDALAATTDYPGVTGATSFDPVTREPAKALAKMMVKDGRFQVVTGP, translated from the coding sequence ATGAGGAAGAACGCCATTCTCGGCGCCATTCTGGGCGCCATGCTGGCCACCACCGCCGTCCAGGCCGCCGACCGCGAGATTGTCATCGGCTATCAGGCGCCGCTCAGCGGCGACCGCAGCCAGTATGGCGAGATGTTCCGCAACGCCGCCCAGATCAAGCTGGAGGAGTTCAACGCCTCGGGCAAGCTGGCCGGCGCCAAGGTCGCCATCACCTTCGAGGACAGCAAGGACGATCCCAAGGAGGCGCGCAACATCGCGCACAAATTCCTCGACAACTCCAAGATCGTCGGGGTGATCGGCGACTTCTCCTCCACCGTGTCGATGGCGGCGGGCGAGATCTACGCGGCTGAGAAGATGCCGCAGCTCTCCCAGACCGCCTCGCATCCCGATTTCACCAAGCTCAGCCCCTGGCAGTTCCGCAACATCACCACCCAGGCCTTCGAAGGCCCATACAACGCCGACTGGATCATCGCGGCGGACAAGAAGACGGCGGCGGTGATCTACATTCAGAACGACTGGGGCATCTCGGCGCTCGACGGTTTCGTCAGCGGTTTTAAGGCCAAGGGCGGCAAGATCACCGCCACCGAGGCGTTCAACCCCGGCAACCGCGATTTCCGCTCCATCCTGACCAAGGTCGCCCGGCAGAAGCCGGACGTGATCTACCTCGCGATGTTCTACGAGGAGGGGGCCGCCTTCGCCCAGCAGCGCGAGCAGCTCGGCATCAAGATCCCGCTCTACGGCACCAGCTCCCTCTATTCGCCCAAGCTGATCGAGCTGGGGCGTGAATCGGTGGAGGGGCTGCACCTCGCCACCACCTTCACGCCCGACAACCCCGACCCGGCGGTGCAGACCTTCGTGAAGGAATACGCCGCGCGCTTCAAGTCGGAGCCCGGCATGTTCGCCGCCCAGGCCTACGACGCGGTCGGCATCATGCTGGACGCCGTCGCCAAGGCCGGCCCGTCGGTGACGCGCGAGAGCCTGCGCGACGCGCTGGCCGCCACCACCGACTATCCCGGCGTGACCGGCGCCACCAGCTTCGACCCCGTCACCCGCGAGCCGGCGAAGGCGCTGGCCAAGATGATGGTGAAGGACGGCCGCTTCCAGGTCGTGACCGGTCCCTGA